GCACCTGCTACGGCTACTGGCCACGGGTGCGTACCCGCGGGCCGGACACAGTACGGGTGGGGTCGGTGCTGCTGGCGGTGGTAATGGTGATGTTGGTGAGCACACTCGTCGCGGCCACTACCCGCATCACCGTCGCCATGTccgtcggcaacggcagcagtAGCGGCAGCACCCGTGGAACAAAATCCGTCCAAATTCTAACAGCCGGGGGGCCTTGGCTATCCATCGGCGAAGTGACCTGGCCCCAGTTGGAGCTTATCTCACTTCGGTTCGCCCATCGTCGAACCGACCACTATGATCAGCACGATAAACACGGCTAGCAGCACCAATATACAGCAGATCGCCACGGCCACCATCGCACTGTTACTCATTCAACTAGctgttttgggaaattttttggctGCTAGAATCCCGCTCGTCGCCCGAAAACTGACCACTAACGCCGCTGCTCACGGCGCCTAGCGAGTGGGTGGAGGGTTTGCGGGATGGGgacccactcacacacacgcacgcgggctcacacgcacacacacactcaggtAAACGACTGAACTAGACGATCCAGGAAACCGACGTGGTCTTAGATCATGATCCTCGACGCGTAACCCGCACGACACTGATCCGTCAGTAGgcaacacacaacaccatCGGGAGCGTAGTTACACGCCTTTCTTCTGAAGCTGGCCACAAACTATCGGTGGGACGCTGTTACTAGCAAACGTCGGATGCAGGTTGCATGCTGGGCGCATCATAAACACCGGCACGATTGTCCACCAACGCGCTGAAACACAGCGGCAAGTTCACGACCAGTGCTGCCAAACGAAACCATCGGCCAAGTCTACGCAGCACCGCATTCGAACGGGTCGGTTTCGCCTGGATGATAGGCTACGCGCACTAGAAAACTGAACGGAAATGCAACCGCAGCTCACAGTCAATCACTAATCACTCGGTTTGAAGCACAAACAACGCGCTTAATACTGATGCCACCTGGAATATAGAGCAATTACATTACACACACTTCTCTTCGCACTTCTCACTTCCGCTGTGTTTGTCCAGAAAATGCACCGAATCGTAACGGACCCCATTACAACACTGTAAAAAACATTGCTACCCATCCTGTAAAacgcatattttgcaacaaaacgcCTCTTTGCTGCATAGTCCTTAGGCACTTAATGGATAAATCTGTTTGTTGAGTCTATAggtgaacatgttttattgcgtgtgtgcgaaagagagagagagaaagagagaggtaGAGAGCTAACCTGCACTCCCGGATGGAGTAAAAACAATGCTGTTTCCACTTTTTTGTATGCCAACAACATTCAGTCTGTCCGTAAAACACACAACTGCAACATTGAATTTCGAACCCCAATTAAGGCCCCAGATTGCCGGGCGGCGAGATTGTTTCGGAACGTGTCGAACGCTGCCCGGCGGTCTAAAAATTCTATTTTTGCCCACCAATCCACCCCATACGCACACGATAAGCAGTGCCGGCCCGTACGGCTGGAGCGTTTGAAGCGTTAGATTGATTTCTCTTCCTCGCTGCGATGCCCCTGGATAATCCCGACCCGGTGGCCGGGTTATAAGGTGATTGGAAAGtacggaaaaacaaaccagtaATATGCGCGGCGGAGCAATTTGTTTCCCATCCCGGGGGTGTTTGCACGagtatgttttgctttctgccTGTGTATCTGTATCTGTACACAGACCCCGCACCGTACGGTCAGTCGTTACGCCCGGATGGGGTTTGACGACCGGCTGGATCCGGTCAGTCCGTGCTACATTTTGCGTTGCGGCGAAATGAGAAATTTCAATCATATGCCGTTCGGTTTGTTGTGCGCATTACGCGCTCGTCGTGTTTTCAATCTGCCAAATGGGCAGCGCTATGACCCGCTGAACTTCCAAACAAGACACGACCCGACCGTTCGTTCCGTTTCCTGTTGCTTtagttttcaaacatttacgTGCATCGAGACCGGCCTTTGATGTGTGCATTCCGGGGcgaaatgtttcatgtttgcgAACGCTTTTATTTCCGCCAGATTCAAAGCAAACTGACTCCAAATAGTTTGTTACGTAATGCGTCATGCTCAAGGTGAACTATTTACCTTATTCTAACCGCATTAACAGTTCAATGTTAACTGTCTGTTGGCGTAAATTCATATTGTCTTACTGCTTAATATAGCCTCTCTGGTATATAGAATATCCTCTCACGTCCAGAGAAAGGCCAGTGAGAAAGACCATCAGCCCACTACTAGAACAAGTGATCCTAAGGCACAGCAGAAGATCGAGAGCAATGTGACCTCATCATTTGTCCGAGAGGATGAAGATACCGGTCAAACGCTGAACAAGTATCTGGACAAGACAGAAATTGTTATAAGAAAATGTTAATCAAGACCGGCCGCTCTTGACCAATCAAGCCTGGTGACCTAGAAAGTTGAAGTTGTTGAtggaaatattaataatttcgaTGAAGTACTATGCCGCAGTATCCATAGATGCGGAGATCTACTTGACCGTGGGGCGGAAAAGACACGCATGAAAGACGGGTACTTTCCGTCCCGGCACTAAGAAGATAAGCGTTGACAATTCCGACACCATTCACAAGCAGAAGCCATTCGATGTTTGATGATCACTACAAGCGAAATGACATTTCCTTTGGGACCAATGGATATTTTTACATATCTTTCGGAAGTCCAATATCAGGAACTATCATATGGCGGTCTTGATGCAGTCTATTTTACTGACCTGGTTTGAAAGGTCTTTGGGCGTATCATAAGAAGGTCTGAGATCTTTCGGTCTGACCTGGCTTTGGGCCGTCATGGCAAGAAATTACGGGAGAAATTGGACTGGCATAAGATAAGAGTGTTACCGAAAACTGCCAGCCCTTTTCAAAACCGTGAGATGTTtctgtgggtttttttttgggaaaaaccTCACCCAAGAATGTCATTCTAGTCCAAGGCATTGAGACAGTCGATCGCCAAATTcgtaaaaatggaaactaaAATTATGTGGAAAGGCTATGCTGTGGTTCCGTATAACTAGCGTAAAGATGGCTGGTAGGACTGGCAGAGATGACGAGAGGACCCATTTttattctctctctttctctctctctctctctctctcgctttcttcTTGGCGCAACGACCTTCTTGGTCatgcttgccatttctggctgcctagacttaattttactgcgttgccggatagtcagtccttggtCTGAataggattttggaccagttctgtcttgtgaagaccggcgACCGTCACCAATACACACCCAGCCGCTGATTGTATGATGTAATCCTCgctttgtattttatttagttttatctCCATTCAAAATATGATCTTAGCTTTTAATGTTACCGTTTATAAAACTGATCTTAAAGACTTAACCCTTGTCTTAAGGTCATATTCTACCAATCCCATAATGAGCTTTACGGATAACCCGCAGTCTTAATCCGTCAGTGTTAGTCAAAGTAATTAAAGCAAATTTATGATACCATCGCCATTGTGATGGGTGTGTTATTTCTTCGATCCTACCGAAGTACCGCCCATTCCAGTTCCAAGAAACCAGCTGTTACTAAGAGGTAAAATACGTCTCCACCATACTCCATCTGGTGCGGTAAAATAGGTCGGTTAATCAGCAAAACATAAGCGCCAGCAAGAAGTAATTTGGTTTTTCGTTAGAATAATCGAACCCCTAGAATCAATAAGGGGCAGCCGTGCCATAATGTtggcaatttttttaattaaatcttgAAAGCATCATTCAAACACTGGAACACAGTGGATGATGcagacaaacacacccacccatACGTATATATATCTCTCTCAAGTAAGATATATCGCTGGATCTGTATGCTATGCTCTCGATACAGAGGGCCAAAACAGCCATAAATCTCAGTGTCGACCTTCCCATTACATCCTTCCAATAAACCAACACCAAAGGCGGTACGTTTGATCTATACCACGCTCGGTCATGTATGTTTCCCAGCAAAACCCGATTT
This region of Anopheles marshallii chromosome 2, idAnoMarsDA_429_01, whole genome shotgun sequence genomic DNA includes:
- the LOC128708876 gene encoding uncharacterized protein LOC128708876 → MSNSAMVAVAICCILVLLAVFIVLIIVVGSTMGEPK